GTGATCAGCCAGTTATCATTAAAGTTATGATTAATCGTTCCGTAGATATTATGCTCCCATGAACGGGTAGGGTCCATAATGGGATCTGAGAATGAAAATGATCTTTTCAATTCTTTGAAACCCTCTATTCCATATACATATTTGGAGAACCCTCCCTGAAAATTATTCTGGGATAATATATATTCCAGCGTCACATTGGTATTTTCTGAGGCAATGTATTTAAAGGACGGATTGATCACATATTGTTCGTGCTCCACATATTGCTGGAATGACCCCTTCTTGGTTCCCATAACGTTAAGTCTTCCCCAGAATTTACCATCTTTACTCAGTTTTTTTTCGATATCTGCTGCGGCACGGAAAAGACTGTTGCTGCCCAATGTGAGCTGAACGTTTCCTTTTTCTCTTCCTACCGGTTTCTTGGTAACAATGTTATAGAACCCTCCCGGCTGGGTATTTCCCATCATAAAACCTGCAGGACCTTTTACAAATTCTACACGGTCTACGAAGGCCATATCTTCACGAAGCGGCCCGAAGCTTCCGCTCACATCCATTCCGTTCCGAAGATTGGAAGCCGAAAAACCTCTCACTGCTATCCCTACACTTCCTTCTTCCTGATGGGTAATGGTACGAACTCCGCTTACATTACGGCTAAGTCCTTCTGCTGTTGTCAGAATCTGCTGATCATTCAGTAGACGCTGATCAATCACCTGAATATTTTGAGGTGTAACGAGCAGGTTTTCTCCCAATCTTAAAGTAGAAGAAGGTATGGTTTTTCTATTTGCAATAACATTTACCCCAACAATCTGATAAGTATCTGTAGTTTGTGTAAAATCATGGCTAATATTTTCATTTTCTTTCAGGGTAAAGGAATAGGTTTTCGCCACATCCGGATCATCTACCTGAAGAATATAATTTCCAGCAGGCATATTATTGAATTTGTAGATCCCGTTCTCATCAGTATAGGTTTCTGCTTCTCCGTTATTCAGAATGACTTTCACAGACGCTACGGGCTGCTTTTGTGAATTAAAAACTTTCCCGGTAATCTGTGTTGTACTTTGTGCCCACATGGCAGCTGGAAATAATAATGCTGAGAAAAGAAGCCTGTTCTTCTTCATAAATTGTTATTTAGAATTAGTTTAATTAAATTTACGGTGGCAAAATTAAGTGTTGTCATCAGGAAACACTTTTGAGCTTGGGATTAATACTTTAGAATTTGGGAGAGATCGTACCGGACCATGCAATAGCGAGGCAAATTTTAGACTTCTTTGGTGAAGATCACAGAAATGGAGTGCCTGAAATCTTTACTAACGATGTAGGAACATTCGAAACTCTTACATTATATAAGGGAGATGAGTTTCTGGTAAAAGAGTATAAATCTACGTATGATGAAGACTATACAATGAAATTCTGTACTGATGAGTCAAAATATATAGAACTCGCATTTTTTCTTGACGGCTCAGAGGTTATCAGAGATTCTGTAAATGGACGAATTGGAGAATATAAGCTGTTTCACCATTATATTTACTTTACCCAGGGGAATTCTGATGTTGAAATTTATTTTCAAAAAGAAATCTGTTATAAAAACCTGGATATCTATGTGGCCAAGGATTATTTTCATCAGTTAGCAGAGAATAGTGATGCATTAAAAGATTTTATCAGGAAAATAGACCGGGAGAAATCTGCCAGCCTTTTCCCTGAAGGACTTCCAATAACTCCACAGATGATGAGCATCTTGCTGGAGATAAAAAAATGTACTTTGGAGGGCTTTTACCGGGATTATTATATCAAAAGCAGGATATTAAGCCTATTACTACTCATTTTCGAATTTGCAAAAAGTGAAGAAGAGGCGACCTCACCGAAAAGCAAAACGTCTATAAGTACTACGGAGATCCACAAACTGATGGAAGTAAAAGAGTTTGTAGAAGGAAATCTGAAATCATTTTATACAATAGAACAGCTTTCTTTGAAATTTGGGATTAATGAGTTTAAATTAAAAACCGGATTTAAGGAATTGTTCGGAGAGGGTGTTTTCCATTATGCTTCCAAACTCAGAATGAAAGAAGCACTCTATTTACTGAAAAATGCTGACTTTTCGATCAAAGAAATTGCCTATCATCTTGGTTATGCTTCTCCATCTTCCTTTAGTGTCGCTTTTAAAAACGAAATGGGAGTAGGCCCTAGTTATTATCGTAAGAAAAATTTATTGTAAGAATTCCTTTTTTTAGTTCCTGAGGAAAACGTCAAGTGTTAAAAGCAGTTACTTTCCTTTTATTTTGCTATTCCATCATAAAAACTAAACTTTTGTGTAGTCCCAATTATGGAGCATCCTTCTATTTTTGTAATAAATTAAAAATAATGGAAGAGCAATATTCCCGAAACAGGCTGTATGTAAAAGAAGAAGAACAGAATATTATTAAAAATTTTTCTATTTTACTAGCCGGATGCGGTATTGGCAGTAATATTGCGGAATGCGCCTTACGTTTTGGCTTTGAGAACATTACACTGATAGATGGGGATACTATTGAACAGTCTAATCTTAACAGGCAAAATTATACGTATCAGGATATCTCTTCTTATAAAGCAGAAACTTTATACCACCGGCTGAAAAGCATTAATCCAAATGCCAATATAAAGTACCACAGCGAATTCATCAATCAGGATAATGTGTCGGAGATTATTGGAGAGCATGACATTGCTATCAATGCTCTGGACTTCTCCACAGATATTCCGATTATTTTCGACAAAATATGCCAGGAAAGGAATATTCCTGTTCTACACCCTTATAATCTGGGCTGGGGCGCACTGGTTATGGTAATCTCTGAAAGCATGGGATTAGAATCTTTAAAGAAAGATGAGGAAGTTTTTAATGAGGTGAGTGTTGTACAATATGTATCCAGCCACATGAGATACTGGGGGCATCCTCAGAAATGGCTGGAAGATATCGTTGATGAGTATCTCAACGAAAATAAACGGCTTCCGCCACCTCAGCTGGCTATTGCTTCTTCTCTGGGTGCTGCAAGCTGTGTAAAGATAGCGTTCAATATTGCGACCAATAAGCCTATAAGAAAGTTCCCGGAATTTTATTTAACAACTATTGATTAAAATAGTTTATCAGCTTTTTAAAACCTTTTCATTATACTTCGTCACCAGCATATAGCCTCCCTCTTGGGAGGCTATATCAATAAGATCTGTTTCGCAAAGGGATTCTATTCTCGCAATTTGATCTTTATCTGATTTTATAGGGCCCAATTCATCATCGAAGCGGGCAATGGTTTCAATGGCATTTTTAATAGTGTCTGTCAGCTTTTGGAAATCATCTTCATGTATCTGTATATTTTTAAGGTAATTCTCTAATCTTGCTCCTTCTCTATAGTGAGGATAGTTTTCCAGGCCCATGAATGCAAGCATCCATTCTTTGTTGTATCTTCCAAAAGCTTTGCATATTCCGATATAATCGGCTATAAGCTCATCATGTAGATTATTGGAAGCTGACCCGTATCTTTTTAAGGTATACAGATGTGTACATTCATGTTCCAGTCTTATTGTGTAGGAACAGGCCGTCCATTTCTCCTGCAAAAGGCCTAATTGATCTGCGGGAACATTGCTGTAGGGTTTTGTACTTAATACGATGATTTTATCTTTGTACATTTCCGGATTGGGCAGAATATTTTCAGAGAATTCACTGTTCCAGTTTCCCAGAGGGTTATTTACGATCCACTTTTCTTTTAAATTATGAATTCTGGCCCAATTATTTATTCCACTGGCCAGAAAAGCCCCCATAGACTGGGGTATTGGCGCTGGGTTATTTTTATGGAGAAAACTCTGTACGAGGGTGGTAAAATCGTCATTGTCATTTATTGAAACTACAGGGATTGTTCCTGCAATACTATTATGTATTTTGATTTTTAAGCCAGCCGCATCGTTCAGTTCCAATTTTTCTTCCAGAGTTCTGTATGAATCTTTTCCTTTCAAAACAGCATTGATATAGTCTCCTGTCTTATGTATGTCTGTTTGTATGGGAAAGCATAATTGAGGATAAAAGTTTTTTAGAATATGAAATGCGCTAAAGTTTCCAGTTTCCAGGTAGTTTTCCCAAAACTTTACACAAGAATTTTCTTCAGAGGATATGGTACTGATATCTTCTGAAGAAAATTTATTTTGAAAATACGTTTCAAGTTCATTGTCCTGTTTCAATGCGTCCATCTTTTTCATATTAGCACTAAGCAATCTGTCTTTTTGCCAATTGAGAGAAAAGACCATCCAGCTCCATCAGCTCTTCATAAGTGCCTGTTTCTACGATAGTTCCTTTATCCATCACATAGATACGGTCTGCATTTTTAATGGTGCTTAATCTGTGAGCAATGATAATACGGGTTGCCTGCAGTTTATCCAAACTTTCTGAAACGATATTCTGGGTTCTGTTATCTAATGCACTGGTTGCCTCATCCATAAACAGTAATCTTGGTTTATGAACAATGGCACGGGCGATCATCAGACGCTGTCTCTGCCCTCCTGAAAATGTTCCTGCTCCTTCACTTACCACCGTGTGCATTTCCATAGGCATTTGTTTAATATCTTCTTCCATACCTGCCATTCTGGCGGCATCCCAGGCATCATCTAACGTCAATTCTGAATTTCCTACAATATTCTGGTAAATACTTCCTGACATCAGTGATCCGTTTTGCAATACTACTCCTATCTGCCTTCTTACCAATTCTTTGTTCATAGAGTCAAAAGAGTCGCCATCGAAATAAATAGATCCCAGCTCGGGATATTCAAATCCTAAAAGCAGTCTCATAATGGTAGATTTCCCTGATCCGGAAGCACCTACAAAAGCAACCATTTCGCCGGGCTTAATTTTAAAGGTAACATTATTCAGGACTAAAGGCTGGTCTTCGTTGTATCTGAATGAAACAGAATTCATTTCGATATCTCCTGCGAGTTCTCCCGGATCTACGCTCTGGTCTGCAGATTCTGTTTCTTCTTCTAAAATAGGTTTTACTCTTTCATATAAAGTGATCACATTCAGTGAAGTAATCAAAGCCATGCTTAATCGTAAACTGTCACCCAAAAATTGGTTGAACGCCGTAATGAATGCCATAAATGCTCCTACCGTCAGCATTGTTGTAGCTGTATCGGAATTAAGTACGGTATAATAAAGAAAAGAAAAAAAGAATATACTTGTCAAAAGAGGATAGGAAGCATTAAATGTTTCAACAAAGTTCTGATAGCTTCCTGAGACAAATCCTAATTTTTTTAACTTAGAAAATTTGTCAGCCCAAAGGGTAAAGATTCTTCTTTCTCCTCCTGTTATTCTTATTTTGGAAATCCCCGATAAAAATTCAAACAGAAACCCCTGTATTTCTCCCTGATATTTAGATACTTCTCTATCATACTTCAGCTTAAGCCAGCCAATCGTAATCATAAAAACAACAGCAATAAGTCCTAAACATACTCCAATCCATGCCAATTTAGAGTCATAATAAAAGAGAAGGCCAAGGTTTACAAAAGAAAATGCTCCACTCAGTACTGCCGTCATCAAGGTGCTTGAAACAATCTGACGTATTGTATTTATGCTTAACACCCTGTTTGTAAGGTCTCCTGCACTAAATTTTTTGTAGAAAGTAACTGGCAGTCTCAGCATATGATCCATAACGCCGGCCTGAAGATTGATACTGGACTTGGTTTCTACTCTTAATTGTAATACTCCCTGAGCGAGATGTAATCCCGCTGTGACAAGACCGATCATTACCATAATGGTAAAAACCTCTGTATGAAGTGACTTGTCTGCTGTAGGAATAACGTCATCATACATCATTCCCGACAATATAGGGACCAGCAAACCGATCACACTTCCTGCCAAAGCAGCTAGTATAAGCACTTTTGCGTCTTTCTTTACTCCCTTTATGGCAAAGTTTGCTACTTTTTTTACGGAAGTCATCTTCCCGTCAAATCCTGAGAAAAACATGTAGCCTATAGGTTCCAATGTTTCTGCGATCTCATTATTGATGATTGTTTCTATTCCGGTTGACAGGTCTTTTAATATATAACTGCTGGAGGTCGCCTGTAATAAAGCAACAGGAGTTTTATCTTTTTTGGTGAATGCCAGTAGATGTCCGTTTTCTTCTTTCCACCAGGTTCCTCTCAGAATTATTTTACGAATTCGTATTCTGGAACTTTTTGCGATGGCATAAAGCTGATTGGTAACGCTATTTTCGTAGGATTCTATGTGTTTAGGCTCGTCCATTTTAAAGCCGGACTGCTCTCCTATTAACTGACAGGTTGAAAAAAGAACATTCTTCCTATTGGAGATTTGTGATGCTTTAGCATATGTGTTCTCATTATTGCCTGCTACAATGGATCTTATTTTCTGTAAAGTACTTCTAATACTCTCTTCTTCTATTACCCGCTTTTCCTGGAAATGCTTACTTTCTTCCAGTTTCTGAGTATCTATAATCGCATTGAGCTGAGTGTAAAAATGTTCTTCCAGCTTCGTTAATGAAAGTAAAAAATAGATCTCATCCTGAAGAACCTCTCTTGTACTCAATACTTTTATCTCGGTATCATTACTTAATGATTTTATCCATAGTTTGTTTGATACAGGGGTAAGAAAGCCGGGAAGTTTATCATAGCTGATATTAGTACTTTCCGCATAAATATTGACTTCTCCTTTCAGGATATGCACCCAGTTGATCCCACTGGAAGGGAAAGCAATGCTGTTTTTTTCTAACAGGGTCACTTTATACTCATCCAAAGCTTTATAAACTCTTGGGCTGTTGCCATTGCATACTACAGAAGTGGTTTTGGAAATCCACTGATTCATCATATTCTTCAGAAAGAAATGATCCATCTCAAGGAGTTTGCTTTTATCAATAGGCAATAGTTTTGCATCATTTGAAAACGCAATAAGTCTTGTGTTATTTTCTGTAGCGGTTTCTGTCAGCAAGCTAAATAAGATCTCTCCTTTCTGCACGGTATAAAAGTGCTTTAAGGGAATCAAATAGTTACCGCTTTCGTCTATTTTAGTGTAAAATACATTTACCTCACCGGAAAGTACCATCCAAAACTTGTCAGTATCATTCAGGGTAAAAGGATTTTCAACATTTATATATATCTTTTCTTTTACAGGCATGGCATTTTATTTTGTTTCAATTAATTTGGAGTAGACCCCATTTTGTTTCATCAGTTCATGATGGGTTCCTCTTTCCACTATTTTTCCGTATTCCATTACAATGATTTCATCACAGTCTATAATGGTACTTAGTCTGTGGGCTACAATCAGGCAGGTACAGCCTCTTTTTTTGACATTGTCCATCACCGTCTTTTCAGCAGTAGGGTCTAGTGCGCTGGTTGCCTCATCCATTATTAAGATTGAAGGGTTGGTTGCCAATGCTCTTGCGATCTCCAGACGCTGGCGCTGCCCACCGCTAAAGTTAGACCCTCCTTCCAGAACAGTACTGTCATATGCATCATTCCTAGCGGCAATCACATCATGAATGGCGGCATCTCTTGCAGACTGTATGATACTTTTGTCTGATATGGTAGCATCCCAAAAGGATATATTTTCTTTGATGGTCCCATTGAAAATAAGAACTTCCTGATCAATCACTGCTAATGACTCAGTAATTACATTTCTTGGGATTTCTTCTTTATTTTTTCCGTCGAGCAGGATCTCTCCTTTCCAGGGTTTGTATAAGCCTGAAGCTATTTTAGCGACTGTTGACTTTCCACTTCCCGATCCTCCTACGAGAGCTACTCTGCTCCCCGGCTTCAGTTTTAAGTTGAAATTTTCTATAAGGGCTGGCGTTGTAGTATTGTATCCAAATGTAACATCCCGCATTTCAAAATAGCCTACCAACTTACTATTCATCTCTTCTCTAACTACGGATTCACCTTCCTGATTTTCTTTAAACTGATCATCTACTTCATAGTTTATTACATCATCTATTCTGTTCATATCACTTTCAGTTTCATGCAGCATGGTCCCCACAGAAATCAATTGGTTAACAGGTGATATGAAGTTACTCATCAGATAGGTAAAAGCTACAAGAGCCCCAAGAGTCATTTCTCCATCCATAATTCTTAATGCTCCTACTCCTAAAATCAATGTTGTTGTAAGGGAAGTAACAAGTGGCGGGATTGCGTTCAGCTTAATCGTTAACCAGCCTAACTCCTGCTGAGCATTCATTACTTTTGACAGATATCCTATCCAGTTGGTAAAGAAATCATTTTCTCTTCCGGAAGCTTTCAGGGTTTCTATCATACTGATCCCTGATGTGGTGGTTCCCAGCAATTTACCATTTTCGTTACTTAAGCGTCTGTTACCATCTTTTCTTGCTGTGGAAACGTATCTTAAAACGGCCACATTAATGCCAGCCATAAATATTCCTATTAAGGTCAGAGGAATGTCATAGGAGAACATTAAAATAGCATAAAAAATAACGACAATAATGTTGAGGGCTGCATTGGCAAGATCTCCACTTAAGAGCTTGGCAACTTTATCATTCAGAGAAACCCTATTTCCTATTTCACCACTATACCGTTGGGTAAAAAAGGCAATGGGCAGATGAAATACATGCCATAGAAATTTACTGGAGGTTGTAAGTGCCAATTTTGTTTCCAATTTCAGAAGATAGTACTGCTGGATATAAACCAAAGCAGAATTAACTATCAGAACGGCTCCCATAATCAGCAATAAAGGCATCACAAAACCTGAATAGCCGTTGATCAAATATTTATCTATAAAGATTTTGATGAATGACGGAATGACCAATCCCGGAATAACCAAAAAAAGGCTGGCCAATATAAGATAGATGATACTCAACTTGGAATTGGATACCCTTGACGCCAAAGAAGACATCAGTCCTCTTTTTTCATTCCCTTTTTCAAAGTTTTCACCAGGCTCGAAAGTAAGTACAACACCTGTATAGGCATCATCAAATTCTTCATGGGTAACCTGATATCTTCCCTGAGCCGGATCACTCAGATATACTTTATTTTTTGTAAAGCCTTCTAAAACCAAAAAGTGATTAAAATTCCAGAAAATAATAGCCGGAGTCTTGACCTGCATTACTTTTTCTATAGATTTGGCATATCCTTTTGCTTCCAGCCCATATTCTTTTGCTGCTTTTATGACATTGGTTGCTTTTAACCCATCTCTGGAAACTCCACAGGCAATTCTCAACTTCTCTAAGGGAACGAATTTACCGAAATAGCCTAAGATAATACTCAATGCCGCGGCTCCGCATTCTACACTCTCCATCTGCAAAACTGTAGGAACTTTTACAGGTCTTGCTTGTTTTTCTATCACAAAGTTTGTTTTGTTACCCATCTTTTACATTCAATTTTAGTACAGATCAAAGAATTTTTTAAACGCTGGAACTACAATGGTAGCAGGCGGTTCCTGATTTATTGTAATCTTACCATTGCAGGAAGTTCCTTCTTTTATGGAAACATTGGGCCCTTTGGCGGAAGTCCATTTATAACCACTATAGGAATTAGGATCTTTTTCAAATTCTACATGAACTTCAAACAGAGGTCCTGAAGCTAATAATCCTTTGGCCAACTGATCATTTTTCACAGAAGTCATCATTCCCTGCTGGGTAATGGGGAAATCTGAGACATAGGTAACTTTTCCTTCAATAAATCCATATTCCTGGGGCTGTACAGTGGAAGGAACCACAAAAGCTTCCATTCCTTTTTTAATTTTTTTACCATCCTGAGAAGGGATATAAAGTACTCCCTTCAGGGTTGCCAATTTTTCTGTACCTATGTTTTTTAATTTGAATAATGGTGTCCCCGCACCTACCACTCCTCCGGCATCAGTCAGTACTTCTACTACTTCACCATCGTAAGGACTTTTTATTTTATTTTGGGTTTCATATCTTTCTGATAAAAACTGGAGGTTTCTTTCGGCTTCGGAAATACGCTGATTTTGAAGGGTTATTTTTTGCTGTAAATCAAATCCGATATTATGCTGCTGGCTTGACGTTTCTGCCATCTGCCCTTTAAGCCTTTCGATCGTATTTTTTGATGCGTCTATCTGCTGTTTGGTTCCAGCGACCTGAGATTTGATGATGAGTCCTTTATTCAATAGATTGTTTTCAGATTCTAATTGATTGTAAAGAAATGCAAGCTTCTTCTTTTCTGCTTCTATTTCTCCCTGAATGCTAACTCTGTTTTGGCTGATCAACTGCCCTTCCAGATGGCTTCCCTGATTTCCATAGGCCATTAATTTTCCCATCTCAAATTTCCTGTCTGACAGAACTGCTTTTGCATCCTCAATCTGCTGATAAAGATCGGGCTGCTGGATGGTGGCGATCACATCTCCCTTTTTCACATGGTCTCCAATGCCAACGTGTAATTTTACAAGCTGCCCCTGAGAGGTGGCAACTACTTCGTGAACTTCTCCACCGAGTACCACACCTATTGCGTTCAGCTTTGTTTTCACAGTACCGAATACTGCCCAGCAAATCCCCGTTCCCAATGCGATGAAGACGGTAACAAGGGCAATCCAGGCTTTTGGACCTGTAACTTTTATTAACTGATCTAATTTTTCGGGAGTAGATAGTTTTTCTAATGCTGACTTTCTAAAAAAACCTGCTGACATAGTTTTAGTGTTTAATAATTAGCTGTGTTTGGAATGGTATAGAAGACTTCCTGATTTAAAGTAAATCCTTTGTCTCCCTGTGAAATCAGTGTTCCTGTTTCATGTCTTAAATTGATGATAGCATTGGCAAACTGTTGGTAAGCCTGCAGATATTGCAGCTCTGAAGAGGTAAGCCGTTCCTGAAATAGAATTACATTAAGTATCGTTGTTAATCCTGCCTGAAGTTTTACCTGTTCATTATTAAAAGCTTCTTTATAGGAATCCAGAGCTTCTTTTGCTCTTTCTAAGACGACCACACTGTTATCCAGAGTATTGATGGCGTTACTGATATTCAGTTCTATATTTCGCTCTAAATTTTCATTTGATATTTTCTGATCATTTAAAGCGATCATACTTTTGGCATAATTCCCTTTGGCCAAATTGTTATTGACCGGGAAAGTAAATGTCAGTTTAGCTCCTGCGCCTAAATTCCTTCCTTCGTTATTGGTAAATGAAGAGAATGCTTTATCTACTCCGTTTCCTGCAATTGCTCCTCCATAGAAAACAAAACCCGTCAGATCTAATTGAGGTTTTTTGTTATTTTCTGCCAGTTTATACTGTATTTCCAATGCATCGGAAATTTTTTCAACGGCTTTCAGGTCTCCTCTTTTTTCTTTGGCAACTTTGATTAAAGAATTTCGGTCAAGATTTGTTGTGTACTGCGATTCTTTGATAGCAGGAAATTCATTGACGGGGATGTCCAGCTGGAGACTTTCCTCGTTACTGAGTCCTATTACTCTTCCCAGGTTAATTCTTGCTTCATACAAGCCCTGTTGTGCCACAGCAGTCAGCTTTTCCTGATTATAAAGGTCTGCATTCACCTGAGCGATGTCTCCT
This genomic window from Chryseobacterium sp. MEBOG06 contains:
- a CDS encoding ThiF family adenylyltransferase — translated: MEEQYSRNRLYVKEEEQNIIKNFSILLAGCGIGSNIAECALRFGFENITLIDGDTIEQSNLNRQNYTYQDISSYKAETLYHRLKSINPNANIKYHSEFINQDNVSEIIGEHDIAINALDFSTDIPIIFDKICQERNIPVLHPYNLGWGALVMVISESMGLESLKKDEEVFNEVSVVQYVSSHMRYWGHPQKWLEDIVDEYLNENKRLPPPQLAIASSLGAASCVKIAFNIATNKPIRKFPEFYLTTID
- a CDS encoding DUF7005 family protein, translating into MDALKQDNELETYFQNKFSSEDISTISSEENSCVKFWENYLETGNFSAFHILKNFYPQLCFPIQTDIHKTGDYINAVLKGKDSYRTLEEKLELNDAAGLKIKIHNSIAGTIPVVSINDNDDFTTLVQSFLHKNNPAPIPQSMGAFLASGINNWARIHNLKEKWIVNNPLGNWNSEFSENILPNPEMYKDKIIVLSTKPYSNVPADQLGLLQEKWTACSYTIRLEHECTHLYTLKRYGSASNNLHDELIADYIGICKAFGRYNKEWMLAFMGLENYPHYREGARLENYLKNIQIHEDDFQKLTDTIKNAIETIARFDDELGPIKSDKDQIARIESLCETDLIDIASQEGGYMLVTKYNEKVLKS
- a CDS encoding NHLP bacteriocin system secretion protein, which gives rise to MSAGFFRKSALEKLSTPEKLDQLIKVTGPKAWIALVTVFIALGTGICWAVFGTVKTKLNAIGVVLGGEVHEVVATSQGQLVKLHVGIGDHVKKGDVIATIQQPDLYQQIEDAKAVLSDRKFEMGKLMAYGNQGSHLEGQLISQNRVSIQGEIEAEKKKLAFLYNQLESENNLLNKGLIIKSQVAGTKQQIDASKNTIERLKGQMAETSSQQHNIGFDLQQKITLQNQRISEAERNLQFLSERYETQNKIKSPYDGEVVEVLTDAGGVVGAGTPLFKLKNIGTEKLATLKGVLYIPSQDGKKIKKGMEAFVVPSTVQPQEYGFIEGKVTYVSDFPITQQGMMTSVKNDQLAKGLLASGPLFEVHVEFEKDPNSYSGYKWTSAKGPNVSIKEGTSCNGKITINQEPPATIVVPAFKKFFDLY
- a CDS encoding helix-turn-helix transcriptional regulator is translated as MGEIVPDHAIARQILDFFGEDHRNGVPEIFTNDVGTFETLTLYKGDEFLVKEYKSTYDEDYTMKFCTDESKYIELAFFLDGSEVIRDSVNGRIGEYKLFHHYIYFTQGNSDVEIYFQKEICYKNLDIYVAKDYFHQLAENSDALKDFIRKIDREKSASLFPEGLPITPQMMSILLEIKKCTLEGFYRDYYIKSRILSLLLLIFEFAKSEEEATSPKSKTSISTTEIHKLMEVKEFVEGNLKSFYTIEQLSLKFGINEFKLKTGFKELFGEGVFHYASKLRMKEALYLLKNADFSIKEIAYHLGYASPSSFSVAFKNEMGVGPSYYRKKNLL
- a CDS encoding NHLP bacteriocin export ABC transporter permease/ATPase subunit; protein product: MPVKEKIYINVENPFTLNDTDKFWMVLSGEVNVFYTKIDESGNYLIPLKHFYTVQKGEILFSLLTETATENNTRLIAFSNDAKLLPIDKSKLLEMDHFFLKNMMNQWISKTTSVVCNGNSPRVYKALDEYKVTLLEKNSIAFPSSGINWVHILKGEVNIYAESTNISYDKLPGFLTPVSNKLWIKSLSNDTEIKVLSTREVLQDEIYFLLSLTKLEEHFYTQLNAIIDTQKLEESKHFQEKRVIEEESIRSTLQKIRSIVAGNNENTYAKASQISNRKNVLFSTCQLIGEQSGFKMDEPKHIESYENSVTNQLYAIAKSSRIRIRKIILRGTWWKEENGHLLAFTKKDKTPVALLQATSSSYILKDLSTGIETIINNEIAETLEPIGYMFFSGFDGKMTSVKKVANFAIKGVKKDAKVLILAALAGSVIGLLVPILSGMMYDDVIPTADKSLHTEVFTIMVMIGLVTAGLHLAQGVLQLRVETKSSINLQAGVMDHMLRLPVTFYKKFSAGDLTNRVLSINTIRQIVSSTLMTAVLSGAFSFVNLGLLFYYDSKLAWIGVCLGLIAVVFMITIGWLKLKYDREVSKYQGEIQGFLFEFLSGISKIRITGGERRIFTLWADKFSKLKKLGFVSGSYQNFVETFNASYPLLTSIFFFSFLYYTVLNSDTATTMLTVGAFMAFITAFNQFLGDSLRLSMALITSLNVITLYERVKPILEEETESADQSVDPGELAGDIEMNSVSFRYNEDQPLVLNNVTFKIKPGEMVAFVGASGSGKSTIMRLLLGFEYPELGSIYFDGDSFDSMNKELVRRQIGVVLQNGSLMSGSIYQNIVGNSELTLDDAWDAARMAGMEEDIKQMPMEMHTVVSEGAGTFSGGQRQRLMIARAIVHKPRLLFMDEATSALDNRTQNIVSESLDKLQATRIIIAHRLSTIKNADRIYVMDKGTIVETGTYEELMELDGLFSQLAKRQIA
- a CDS encoding TolC family protein; translation: MRFYKFIYVLFTGLGVTSLYGQSKINCDLVEISNIAFEKNPSIIRSGYTIKDAEGDFQIQRSVFDVNLFSEVAVKHNKYTLFDADPRNQYMDKFLKTNTLDFSAGLQKKLRSGQITDISLKYGFNNNNFPYDSFNQYVGAFWGNHLGSVNFSLTQPLLKGRGREVTTISERVSQLYIENTRSNNEFTNSYTILQIGQAYWSYYLAYKSLEIYKENEGRVRNVMDVTKELIKADKKPAGDIAQVNADLYNQEKLTAVAQQGLYEARINLGRVIGLSNEESLQLDIPVNEFPAIKESQYTTNLDRNSLIKVAKEKRGDLKAVEKISDALEIQYKLAENNKKPQLDLTGFVFYGGAIAGNGVDKAFSSFTNNEGRNLGAGAKLTFTFPVNNNLAKGNYAKSMIALNDQKISNENLERNIELNISNAINTLDNSVVVLERAKEALDSYKEAFNNEQVKLQAGLTTILNVILFQERLTSSELQYLQAYQQFANAIINLRHETGTLISQGDKGFTLNQEVFYTIPNTANY
- a CDS encoding NHLP family bacteriocin export ABC transporter peptidase/permease/ATPase subunit, whose amino-acid sequence is MGNKTNFVIEKQARPVKVPTVLQMESVECGAAALSIILGYFGKFVPLEKLRIACGVSRDGLKATNVIKAAKEYGLEAKGYAKSIEKVMQVKTPAIIFWNFNHFLVLEGFTKNKVYLSDPAQGRYQVTHEEFDDAYTGVVLTFEPGENFEKGNEKRGLMSSLASRVSNSKLSIIYLILASLFLVIPGLVIPSFIKIFIDKYLINGYSGFVMPLLLIMGAVLIVNSALVYIQQYYLLKLETKLALTTSSKFLWHVFHLPIAFFTQRYSGEIGNRVSLNDKVAKLLSGDLANAALNIIVVIFYAILMFSYDIPLTLIGIFMAGINVAVLRYVSTARKDGNRRLSNENGKLLGTTTSGISMIETLKASGRENDFFTNWIGYLSKVMNAQQELGWLTIKLNAIPPLVTSLTTTLILGVGALRIMDGEMTLGALVAFTYLMSNFISPVNQLISVGTMLHETESDMNRIDDVINYEVDDQFKENQEGESVVREEMNSKLVGYFEMRDVTFGYNTTTPALIENFNLKLKPGSRVALVGGSGSGKSTVAKIASGLYKPWKGEILLDGKNKEEIPRNVITESLAVIDQEVLIFNGTIKENISFWDATISDKSIIQSARDAAIHDVIAARNDAYDSTVLEGGSNFSGGQRQRLEIARALATNPSILIMDEATSALDPTAEKTVMDNVKKRGCTCLIVAHRLSTIIDCDEIIVMEYGKIVERGTHHELMKQNGVYSKLIETK